A single window of Martelella sp. NC20 DNA harbors:
- a CDS encoding WYL domain-containing protein translates to MDNKKDLFFGWIEACLRYAGEFGAAEKMVYGEVFGLSEPTVSRHQSEFARVFEEQVGEAFVRDTNNRVIGGRLVLSEMAALPETPVFTRMPAIELWLRDNLGGSGYFEVEIGRRSPEAWLMRMVTRSIRSRKPLSITYHSRRSVGTRIVSPHAIVRIAGRMHIRAYDHSKNEHRDFVLSRITDATLSVEGTPFIGAEEDKNWNCFQTILIEDLSNGNDPTARLGIRSDFGLNAEGQRNMRVREPLVQYLIDNMNPGYSPPVRVSMVTRLQRENES, encoded by the coding sequence ATGGATAACAAGAAGGACTTATTCTTTGGCTGGATTGAAGCTTGCCTTCGTTATGCAGGTGAATTCGGCGCTGCAGAAAAAATGGTCTACGGCGAGGTGTTCGGTCTGTCCGAGCCGACCGTTTCGCGTCATCAGAGCGAGTTTGCCAGGGTTTTCGAGGAACAGGTCGGCGAGGCCTTCGTTCGTGACACAAATAACCGGGTTATCGGAGGCCGCCTGGTGCTGTCTGAAATGGCGGCGCTCCCGGAAACGCCTGTGTTTACTAGAATGCCGGCAATCGAGCTTTGGCTAAGGGACAATCTCGGAGGCTCGGGTTATTTTGAAGTGGAGATCGGGCGGCGAAGCCCCGAAGCCTGGTTAATGAGGATGGTGACAAGGTCCATCCGCTCCCGAAAACCATTGAGCATCACCTATCATTCTCGACGCAGTGTTGGCACAAGAATTGTATCCCCGCACGCCATTGTGCGTATAGCGGGGCGTATGCATATCCGCGCATATGACCATTCGAAAAACGAGCATCGCGACTTCGTCTTGTCCAGAATTACCGATGCGACCCTGAGCGTCGAAGGAACACCGTTCATCGGAGCAGAAGAGGACAAAAACTGGAATTGTTTCCAAACAATACTGATCGAAGACCTAAGCAACGGCAATGACCCCACTGCTAGGCTAGGCATTCGTTCCGATTTTGGGCTGAATGCTGAAGGGCAGCGAAACATGCGAGTTCGCGAGCCATTGGTTCAATATTTGATCGACAACATGAATCCCGGGTATTCGCCTCCTGTGCGGGTATCAATGGTAACTCGATTGCAGCGAGAAAATGAATCTTAA
- the csy3 gene encoding type I-F CRISPR-associated protein Csy3: MAKSPTALSLETGMLAFARSVQITEGLFYATVSGNPETLTPVEVLEKGVRGQTSQDNAKDKAGLSNPQSVEYAIVPQRHDRVLLSFSVRFMPLSLRPHACNNTGVGAAYERLASAYRTAGGYRTLALLYLWNIANARFAWRNRFQSDAMSVRVETGDGTVLVFDPFLLSLDIPASFDELAAALTEGEPERLDELITGVAHGLSNGDQNAFVLMVEWHATMEPGQEIFPSQEYVRESNKDEKPSRVLAKLPTLYAGRELMQASMHSQKIGAALRHIDIWHGSEEHEGPIAVNPFGGVQETGNVLRKPETKKSFYHLRAKAEALITGIETANGPDEISGDAHFVMANLIRGGVFGASGKKAEANG; the protein is encoded by the coding sequence ATGGCTAAGTCCCCAACTGCCCTGTCGCTTGAGACAGGCATGCTCGCCTTCGCCCGCTCAGTTCAGATCACCGAAGGCCTGTTTTATGCAACGGTCTCGGGCAATCCCGAGACGTTGACCCCGGTCGAGGTCCTTGAAAAAGGAGTGCGTGGCCAGACCTCTCAGGATAACGCCAAAGACAAAGCCGGCCTCAGTAACCCTCAATCAGTTGAATATGCGATTGTCCCGCAGAGGCACGACCGGGTGCTTCTGTCCTTTTCTGTTCGGTTCATGCCGCTGTCGTTGCGCCCACATGCCTGCAATAACACAGGCGTCGGCGCGGCCTACGAACGCTTGGCCTCCGCCTACCGCACTGCCGGCGGTTATCGGACGCTTGCGCTTCTCTATCTGTGGAACATCGCGAATGCCCGTTTCGCATGGCGCAACCGTTTCCAGTCAGATGCAATGTCGGTCCGGGTCGAAACCGGTGACGGGACCGTACTGGTCTTCGACCCGTTCCTGCTGAGTCTGGATATCCCTGCATCTTTCGATGAACTGGCCGCAGCCTTGACCGAGGGTGAACCGGAAAGACTCGACGAACTGATCACGGGCGTTGCGCACGGATTGTCAAACGGAGACCAGAATGCCTTTGTCCTAATGGTCGAATGGCACGCGACGATGGAGCCCGGGCAGGAGATTTTTCCCTCGCAAGAGTACGTCCGCGAAAGCAATAAGGACGAAAAACCGAGTCGGGTCCTTGCTAAACTCCCGACCTTGTATGCCGGCCGTGAGCTGATGCAGGCCTCGATGCATTCCCAGAAAATCGGCGCTGCGCTGCGTCATATCGATATCTGGCATGGCAGTGAGGAACATGAAGGTCCGATCGCGGTCAATCCCTTTGGCGGAGTTCAGGAAACAGGCAATGTTCTCCGCAAGCCTGAAACCAAGAAGAGCTTCTACCATCTTCGCGCAAAGGCAGAGGCGCTCATCACCGGGATTGAGACAGCAAACGGCCCAGATGAAATTTCCGGAGATGCCCATTTCGTCATGGCCAACCTGATCCGGGGCGGCGTTTTCGGTGCCAGCGGCAAGAAAGCGGAGGCGAACGGATGA
- the cas1f gene encoding type I-F CRISPR-associated endonuclease Cas1f — protein MMQHKGGPRLLVTDREGALYLERARIHVEGDRIVYHITDDEHRREYNIPHVNLAVLFIGQGTSISQSAMRLLGEEGVHLAVTGSGGTPLHMGGLTTYSSTRHFREMLPIYLEPAKSLLAAKAVMRDRTTRMRRIGGTGAQKWLRARETGALNKLCSRYETSLDTCEDITQLLGFEGQFSKACYAEFSGISGLSKGHTFRREAGVGEPDETNPDPVRLVNRLIDHGNYLCYGMAGAALWALGIPPHMSVFHGKTRAGGLVFDLADSFKDAMVLPIAFSLAKEKDAKEAEKTFRGRLINAFDDREILKEAIGTVERMIAAATPGPGAVDA, from the coding sequence ATGATGCAGCATAAGGGCGGCCCGCGCCTGCTAGTTACCGATAGGGAGGGCGCGCTCTATCTTGAGCGCGCCCGCATCCATGTAGAGGGCGACCGGATCGTCTATCATATCACAGATGACGAACATCGTCGGGAATACAATATCCCGCATGTGAACCTTGCGGTGCTGTTTATCGGCCAGGGAACGTCGATCTCTCAGAGCGCCATGCGGTTGCTAGGGGAGGAGGGGGTGCATCTGGCGGTGACCGGGAGCGGAGGAACGCCGCTGCATATGGGTGGCCTCACCACCTACAGTTCAACCCGGCATTTCAGGGAAATGCTCCCGATCTACCTTGAACCCGCCAAGTCCCTTCTCGCCGCCAAGGCAGTGATGCGTGACCGGACGACGCGCATGCGTCGTATCGGCGGGACCGGTGCGCAGAAATGGCTTCGGGCCCGCGAAACCGGTGCCCTGAACAAGCTTTGCTCGAGATACGAGACCAGTCTGGATACCTGCGAAGATATAACCCAACTGCTCGGGTTTGAGGGGCAATTTTCCAAGGCCTGCTATGCGGAATTTTCCGGAATTTCTGGTCTTTCAAAGGGGCACACCTTCCGTCGCGAGGCCGGCGTCGGCGAGCCGGATGAAACTAACCCGGACCCGGTCAGACTGGTCAACCGTCTGATCGATCACGGGAATTACCTTTGTTATGGCATGGCCGGGGCAGCCCTTTGGGCTCTCGGCATTCCCCCGCATATGTCGGTCTTCCATGGAAAAACGCGCGCCGGTGGATTGGTTTTCGATTTGGCTGACAGCTTCAAGGACGCAATGGTTTTGCCAATTGCCTTCTCCTTAGCAAAAGAGAAAGATGCAAAGGAAGCCGAAAAGACCTTCCGTGGTCGGTTGATCAACGCCTTTGATGATCGGGAAATCCTTAAGGAAGCGATCGGGACAGTTGAGAGAATGATCGCCGCGGCGACACCCGGCCCGGGGGCGGTCGATGCGTGA